The following proteins come from a genomic window of Emys orbicularis isolate rEmyOrb1 chromosome 25, rEmyOrb1.hap1, whole genome shotgun sequence:
- the LOC135894430 gene encoding keratin, type I cytoskeletal 23-like: MSSSQGRFQFSSGSHRGSAGCDLALLGSSYRPSSAHGGAIGTSVSISSTRPLWMASGVGVSWGAFGKSHGDSIFLGGNEKQTMQNLNDRLAAYLEKVRSLEAANAQLESCILEWHKKRSHEKKRDFNQYEQNITDMQGQIEDGKITNASIFLHIDNAKIASEDLSLKYEAEQSLRQGMQISVENLRKELDNLTIVTTDLEMEIEGIQEEQILRKKDHEKDMGEHHSSKDFKVNVQVNAVPKEDLAKILAGIRKDYEAIIEKNHQGLEVWYKEQTATVSPAANISPEEIQNNESEIKNLRRTFQALEIELQAQFSKKYALKGTLAETQAHYTFQLQNIQQSICNCEEELSQLRQDIKCQNNQYKILLGIKTRLEKEISTYRQLLEGNADGITKNFESSTKEHAGMTSQKLKTITQDSVNGQVVSSTINEIDQQM; this comes from the exons CATGGAGGGGCCATTGGCACATCTGTCTCCATTTCCTCCACCAGGCCTCTCTGGATGGCCTCTGGAGTGGGGGTATCTTGGGGAGCCTTTGGCAAGAGCCATGGGGATAGCATCTTTCTGGGCGGGAATGAGAAACAGACCATGCAAAACCTGAATGACCGTTTGGCTGCTTATCTGGAGAAGGTACGTTCTCTGGAAGCAGCTAATGCTCAGCTGGAAAGCTGTATCTTGGAGTGGCACAAGAAGAGGTCTCATGAAAAGAAGCGTGACTTCAACCAATATGAGCAAAACATCACTGACATGCAAGGACAG ATTGAGGATGGCAAGATCACCAATGCCAGTATTTTTCTGCATATTGATAATGCTAAAATAGCATCTGAAGATTTGAGTCTCAA ATATGAGGCGGAGCAGTCTCTCAGGCAGGGAATGCAAATCAGTGTTGAGAACCTGCGTAAGGAACTTGACAACCTGACCATTGTCACGACAGATCTGGAAATGGAGATTGAAGGCATCCAGGAAGAGCAGATCCTCAGGAAGAAAGACCATGAGAAG GATATGGGGGAGCATCATTCATCAAAGGATTTCAAGGTCAATGTGCAAGTGAATGCAGTGCCGAAAGAAGATTTGGCCAAGATTTTAGCAGGGATAAGAAAGGATTATGAAGCCATTATTGAAAAGAACCACCAAGGCCTAGAGGTCTGGTACAAAGAGCAG ACTGCAACTGTGTCCCCTGCGGCAAATATCAGTCCAGAAGAAATACAGAACAATGAAAGTGAAATCAAGAACCTGAGGCGGACTTTTCAGGCCTTGGAGATTGAGTTGCAGGCACAATTTAGCAAG AAATATGCCCTCAAAGGTACCTTGGCCGAGACCCAGGCTCACTATACATTTCAGCTCCAGAATATACAACAATCCATCTGTAACTGCGAGGAAGAGCTGAGTCAACTCCGCCAAGACATCAAGTGCCAGAACAATCAGTATAAGATCCTCCTTGGGATCAAAACCCGCCTGGAAAAGGAGATTTCCACTTATCGTCAGCTCCTGGAGGGAAATGCTGATGG aataacaaaaaactttgaATCAAGCACTAAAG AACATGCTGGAATGACCAGTCAAAAGCTCAAAACAATCACGCAGGACAGTGTGAATGGGCAGGTGGTGTCCTCCACCATAAATGAAATCGACCAGCAGATGTGA
- the LOC135894429 gene encoding keratin, type I cytoskeletal 19-like isoform X1, producing the protein MAFQSRNYLTGTSSIFQPIAPSLSDSTYRKTVIRKYQAPSVYGGAGGYGTRISTSTNYGGGFGGGFGSGFQLNTSGSDILLAGNEKLTMQNLNDRLASYLEKVHFLEKANSQLEKQIREWYANSSSTTRHDHSPYFKTIEDLQNKIGAAHLENARLVLQIDNAKLASDDFRMKYENELAIKQNVENDLAGLLRVLDDLTLSKADLALQIEGLNEELTFLKKNHEGEVGELRKQLGGTVNVEVDAAPSIDLAKIMENMRQQYDSMAEKNRQEAKDRFDKQTEEVNQEVAINIEQLQTKKTEITDLRRTFQGLEIELQSQLSTKKALEDTLAEMEALYGSQLAQIQAAIGNVEAQLMQLRADMQSQSTEYSTLLDIKTRLEMEIATYRRLLEGEDSSRHFQPEISTIEEPEREINKIRKIKTVVEEVIDGKVVSSETKEIEEKI; encoded by the exons atGGCATTCCAGAGTCGAAACTACCTTACTGGTACAAGCTCCATTTTCCAGCCTATTGCACCCAGTCTAAGTGATTCAACCTACAGGAAAACAGTTATCCGAAAGTATCAGGCGCCGAGTGTCTATGGGGGAGCTGGTGGCTATGGCACCCGCATTTCCACCAGCACTAACTATGGTGGAGGCTTTGGTGGTGGCTTTGGCAGTGGATTTCAGCTCAACACCAGTGGTAGTGACATCCTGCTTGCTGGAAATGAGAAACTGACCATGCAAAATCTGAATGACCGTTTGGCTTCCTATCTGGAGAAAGTGCATTTTCTAGAAAAAGCCAACTCCCAGCTTGAAAAGCAGATCAGGGAGTGGTATGCAAATAGCTCCTCAACTACAAGGCATGACCACAGTCCATATTTTAAAACCATTGAAGACCTCCAAAACAAG ATTGGAGCTGCACATCTGGAAAATGCCCGGCTTGTCCTGCAGATCGACAATGCCAAGCTGGCTTCTGATGACTTTAGAATGAA GTATGAGAATGAGCTAGCAATCAAACAAAATGTGGAAAATGATCTTGCTGGACTACTCAGAGTCCTTGATGACTTGACCTTGTCAAAGGCAGACTTAGCGCTACAGATTGAAGGTCTGAATGAAGAGCTGACTTTCCTCAAGAAAAACCATGAAGGG GAAGTTGGTGAACTGCGTAAACAGTTAGGTGGCACAGTTAATGTAGAGGTGGATGCTGCTCCGAGCATTGATCTTGCCAAGATTATGGAAAACATGAGACAGCAATATGATAGCATGGCAGAAAAGAATCGTCAAGAGGCCAAAGACCGCTTTGATAAACAG ACAGAAGAAGTGAACCAGGAAGTCGCTATTAATATTGAACAACTGCAAACCAAAAAAACGGAGATCACAGATCTGAGACGGACCTTCCAGGGCCTGGAGATAGAACTGCAGTCCCAGCTTAGTACG AAAAAGGCTTTAGAAGACACACTGGCTGAGATGGAAGCACTTTATGGTTCACAACTTGCCCAAATACAGGCTGCAATTGGCAATGTAGAGGCACAGCTGATGCAGCTTCGAGCTGACATGCAGAGCCAGAGTACTGAGTACAGTACTCTCCTGGACATAAAGACACGGTTGGAGATGGAGATTGCCACATACCGACGCCTACTGGAAGGAGAGGATAGTAG CAGACATTTCCAGCCAGAGATATCTACTATAGAAGAGCCTGAGAGAG aaataaataaaattaggaaGATCAAGACAGTCGTTGAGGAGGTGATTGATGGCAAAGTTGTCTCCTCCGAGACCAAAGAGATTGAAGAGAAGATATAA
- the LOC135894429 gene encoding keratin, type I cytoskeletal 20-like isoform X2, with translation MQNLNDRLASYLEKVHFLEKANSQLEKQIREWYANSSSTTRHDHSPYFKTIEDLQNKIGAAHLENARLVLQIDNAKLASDDFRMKYENELAIKQNVENDLAGLLRVLDDLTLSKADLALQIEGLNEELTFLKKNHEGEVGELRKQLGGTVNVEVDAAPSIDLAKIMENMRQQYDSMAEKNRQEAKDRFDKQTEEVNQEVAINIEQLQTKKTEITDLRRTFQGLEIELQSQLSTKKALEDTLAEMEALYGSQLAQIQAAIGNVEAQLMQLRADMQSQSTEYSTLLDIKTRLEMEIATYRRLLEGEDSRHFQPEISTIEEPEREINKIRKIKTVVEEVIDGKVVSSETKEIEEKI, from the exons ATGCAAAATCTGAATGACCGTTTGGCTTCCTATCTGGAGAAAGTGCATTTTCTAGAAAAAGCCAACTCCCAGCTTGAAAAGCAGATCAGGGAGTGGTATGCAAATAGCTCCTCAACTACAAGGCATGACCACAGTCCATATTTTAAAACCATTGAAGACCTCCAAAACAAG ATTGGAGCTGCACATCTGGAAAATGCCCGGCTTGTCCTGCAGATCGACAATGCCAAGCTGGCTTCTGATGACTTTAGAATGAA GTATGAGAATGAGCTAGCAATCAAACAAAATGTGGAAAATGATCTTGCTGGACTACTCAGAGTCCTTGATGACTTGACCTTGTCAAAGGCAGACTTAGCGCTACAGATTGAAGGTCTGAATGAAGAGCTGACTTTCCTCAAGAAAAACCATGAAGGG GAAGTTGGTGAACTGCGTAAACAGTTAGGTGGCACAGTTAATGTAGAGGTGGATGCTGCTCCGAGCATTGATCTTGCCAAGATTATGGAAAACATGAGACAGCAATATGATAGCATGGCAGAAAAGAATCGTCAAGAGGCCAAAGACCGCTTTGATAAACAG ACAGAAGAAGTGAACCAGGAAGTCGCTATTAATATTGAACAACTGCAAACCAAAAAAACGGAGATCACAGATCTGAGACGGACCTTCCAGGGCCTGGAGATAGAACTGCAGTCCCAGCTTAGTACG AAAAAGGCTTTAGAAGACACACTGGCTGAGATGGAAGCACTTTATGGTTCACAACTTGCCCAAATACAGGCTGCAATTGGCAATGTAGAGGCACAGCTGATGCAGCTTCGAGCTGACATGCAGAGCCAGAGTACTGAGTACAGTACTCTCCTGGACATAAAGACACGGTTGGAGATGGAGATTGCCACATACCGACGCCTACTGGAAGGAGAGGATAGTAG ACATTTCCAGCCAGAGATATCTACTATAGAAGAGCCTGAGAGAG aaataaataaaattaggaaGATCAAGACAGTCGTTGAGGAGGTGATTGATGGCAAAGTTGTCTCCTCCGAGACCAAAGAGATTGAAGAGAAGATATAA